TGACGACcgaaaataataattaattattTGTGATATTCGATGCTTCCCATGTGGCGAAACCATTTCGGTAATTACAGAAAGTTCTTCTTCGATTCGATGTGGGTTTCACTGTTTCCAGCATGCAAATTATATTTCTTAAGTCCAAAGACTCCACGGCATCGTAGGGTATCACCCTGAGCAGGATCACATGTTGGAGCACCTTTCCCGAAAAGCGCCCTGTGGTGGTGATGGGGAACAGAATTGACTGTTGCTAGCAAAGTCTTCAAGAATATTTAAAACCACTGACAGAAGGCGAAACAATTGAATTAAGGTAATTTTTAGATCGAAGAATATATAGCCTACAAACTCCCATTCATCGAGAATTTTCTTCAAGTCCTTAGCTGATATTTGCTGATCTTTCACAAGATTTCATATGATTTCGCATGAGGAGGAATTATGTATGTTGCTTAACGGGTATCCCCGTAGTCGTAATCCCAGGTCCGGGCACTGTtaattgtttctttttttcgcTCTCTGGTGCAAAATGAACATGAAGCTATTTGTTAATTCAATGAATTTATTTTACTGACAGAGAAAAGCCCAAACGAAACGGGGCACCGAACAGTGGCCAGGCCATGTTGCAGCACACACACGGGGACGCGGACGCTACGGCAGATACTCACGCACATTGATGAACACATTACAAGatattttgcatattttatgGGCTCGAGGAGAGACGAAGGAcccacatacatatgtatatcggTGGATCCATATGTATGAGCCGCAAAGGAGTGCAGAAGTGCAGTGTGAGAGTGTCAGGGGTGCAGGAGGGCAGAAGGACAGGAGGACAGGAGGGCAGAAAGGGAAATGAAGTCAGCTCGTGTAAAAATCTGTTTTTATGATTAATTGCCGTTCCAGTGAAAAATGAACCACGACAAGGGGGAGGCAGGGCGGCACACGCAGAGCTTGTCCTGGCCGGGCCTGGCCGGGCTTGGCCGGGCCATTTCTGCATTTCAATTTGTATTTTCCCAGCAATTTCATTTGCACGCCATTTTCATTGCTCCCCTCCAGTCTCCTCCAGGCCCCTCCATCATTCTCGTTGCCAGACTTTACATTTCTCGCATTCACACTTGGCATCTGTCTGTCCGTTTTGTGTGGCTTTCTGTCAGACAGCCAGCTCtagtttttctttcttttgccCGGATTGAAAGTTTTATTTGCCCGATTTAATGGTGATCCCCAGCATATATAATTATACGATAATTAATCCCTGCCTGAACGAGGGCGCAACAGCATATTGTGCTCCCCCCTTGGCGCTCTCTCTTTTTCCCTGGGCCAACGATTTAAGTTTTCCTCTATTTTTGCACCCTCCGCACACTGCGGGGAAAACTTATCTTGAGGAAAGTTTACGGATCCGGTATTGGGAATTCCGTAATCCAGGACGATATATGTATCTTTAGATGAGATTAAAACCAGATCATCCGCAAAATCCTGACAAATACCCAAGGTACCGAGGTTTCGATTTCGTTCAAAATCCGAGTGTTTGTATATTTTAaaacatttttattttctcaCGGTGCACTTGTTTAgtgtgtgttgttgtttttctcCTACTGAAAATTGGCGCGTTTATCTGGCATTATTTTGTGCACATTCGTTTCATATTGCTTTAGCTTGGCTCCCTCCTTGGCTGACGAACACGGGAGTAAGGCTCTTTCTTCTTCCTGAGCTGTTTATACCCTTGCACAGACCATTTTCGATTCTATAGACTCCTTGGCAGCATCCATAGCTGATTGGGTATACCCGTGTCCATGAGTTGGCCATTCCTCAAGTATTACAAATATATCAATCTACGAATGAGTAGTAGCGATGCAACTGCAAGCGTACAAAATACTTCGGTCTCCAAAAACATTgacttttgtttttgttctaCCTGCCGCATTAGTTGATCGCCACTGCCACACCATCCTCTTCATCCGCTGTCGACTGCTGCCTCAACTACGAGTATTGCTTCTCCTTCTATGGCTGCAgcgactgccactgccactgccacagccacagcctctACCGCTGCTTCCGTTTCCTTTTGCTTCCCTCTGGTGGCACGCAGGCTTCCAGGCAGCACGAGGCGCAGagggcagtggcagcagtggGGTCGGGAAAAACAACTGCAACTGGCATTTTTGGCGTTCCCGGCACGCGCTCACTAATTTTATTCCTTAATAAAAACCAAAGGCACAAAGCGATGGCAAATGGCTGAGCAGTGGGAGTACGAGCACGACGGTGAAGAGCCAAGGCGGTGTGCAGAGGAGGGACCGGGACCCACATCGGAACAGTGGAAAGACCCAAGGCAGTGCTGCCACCCACCCCAGAGCCGGAGAAGTTCTGCACGTAGCGCTTCATCTCTCTCGCTGCGCGCATCCATTGGCCCCATTATTGGGGGGCCCACCTTTACGGGTGGCATGGGTCTCGCTATCAAACTAGCAAAGTTCATTAAAGTGATAATTACAAAGGCCGTAAAGCGAACGACGGACGACCAAGACGACACGAAACGGATATACGAGCTGGCGgcaacaacagaaacagcagcaacaacagcaacagtagcaacagcagcagcaataagAACCGGAAAAGGGTTGCCCTCGAGACTCTTAAATAATTGCATATAATTGTAAATGGGCAAGGACATGGGATACTACCCTCTCCGTTGTACCCTCCCACTCGTTTTCTCTCTGACTAAAATTCGTTGCTTAATTTACAGTAAATGGAGCAGAACCGTTCCATCTGAGATGTTTATAAAATGTATACCTCCCATCCAGAAATTAGCAAAAATCATCTGCGTTTTCTAGAAAACGTTGATAAGTATAAGGGTTTCCTCTGAGAACTTGTACAATGGAGAGGGACTCTTTGATTTAAATTAAttacaataaatatatttaatatttaaactaaattatattatatttattgtataGTGTTTGATATTTCTATTAAATATTTGCTCTAATCAATCCCCATATCAGTTTTCAAACAGTTTTCAATAGTTACGGATTTGATTTTATAGTCCGTTGGCGAATGTCCGTACATTTTTAGAGCCAAAGTAGGCCAAGTAATAATTTGTGTGGCACTTGCTTATTTACTccccattttcattttcaagcAGAGAGTTGTCACGTTCAAATCCGAAATTATTTGTTGTATTCCAATCAAAACCGACGAAACAAAATGTCTAGGTAAGTAGTCTGCAAATCTCACCTCTAGTCCCCATTGACTCTCCTGCCATTTTTGTCGATAGTAACAACAGCGTTATCAAACGATTTGGTAGGCCCAGTGGACACGAGACCGCTACGACACTGATGAAGAAAGCTACAGAAGAGACGCTGATGAGACGCGGAGATGCTGAAGACTCCTCTCCTGATACAATTCTGCGCATGTACCTCAGGAGGCTTAGTGGCGAGCACAGCCATCGCAGGGGAGCGGAAGGGAGTGGCATGGATCGAACATGGCTACCGGCCATAAGCCTTGCAAATCGACCAAAGTTTGCAAAACTGGAAACCACTCGAGCACCAAGGACCGCAATAAAGTTTACTTCAAAatatttcgtttttttttttaaatgttaATTCAAAACAATAAAACTTGAGTACATATTTTGTTTCTTGGTTActtagtaaaaaaaaaaataaagcacGAGTCTTGTCTTTGTTCAATTCGTTCCTCTCGTTATTGAGATTCACGTCATGGCGACATGCTCACACGCACATTTTCGTTATCTTGTTTGATTCGTCCTTTCCTTCGAATTGATCGAAGCAAGTAAGGAGTACTTCATTAGAAAAAACAAGTAAAAGGTAGAGATATAGCGGCGGATACAAATGGCTTCTGATCACCCAAGAGAGCTCTCCCCAAATAGAGTTCCCACAGTAATTAACTGTAGACCCAAAATTGTTCAACCACTTATTTATTTCGGGTTGTTTGAAGTCTTCTTTCCATCAATTTAATTGTGAACCCAAAAAGTAAATACGAGTACTGGTATGCCACAAAATTTGGCCAATACTCCATTGAAATCATCTTTTAAATACATATTCAGGGGTAATCATTGGAATCGAGCGACATATACATAAAATAGAAGCAAACAAGACTTTAAATAATCATAACCCGAGACCCAAAAACTTTGCACAGCTGCCAACAGGCTGACGCCCAAGGACCAGGAAAACTTTGCGGCATAAACAACAAACAACGAGTGCTAAGAGTGTGGAGAAAAGGGAGGAAATCGGACGAGAGGGGGGATGTGCCAAGAAGCGGGTTGAAAGCCATAAACTACAATTGAAAGAAACAACAAAGGcggcagcagaggcagcggcatTGGGCACAAAGCAAAaagtatataaataaataaatacatatgcaaAAATGCGAAAAGGATTGGGCAACAGAACAGTGAGATACTCGCACTTTGATATGCATCTAAATGGCATCATCAGGAGCAGCATCATTGCCATCCAATTCTCGGGCGGAACGGGTACTGGGACGGGGACgcggacgaggacgaggacccTCGGGGCGCCAAATGTGACAGCACAAGCAAGAACAACAAGCATATTCAAAAGATGGCAATCAGCATCGGTGCGATTGAGAAAGCAACAGCAAATAGAATAATACTCAAACGGAAAAAAACAACAATCCTAAGCGGAATCCAGGACATTCAAAGGGGAGGCAAAGAGCAAGAAGCGAGTTTGGAGTCCAGCAATCATAGCCCCGGCATACCAAAGTCCATATACCCTTGAAGATCAATAGATTTCAACTAAAGATCTCAAATTTGAGTGCTAATTTTCATACCTTCCATCATGGTAATCCGATAATCATTCTTTAGGGAATCATACTTAATATTCATACGTCTTATGTGAAGCATCAAATCTCTGCTAGTTTTTAATATAATACAAGCTTTGAAAAGTGATTTATTTTACAAATTGGACAGATTCTATGCCATTTGTCATTAAGCAATGAACACAAAATATTTGTCAATATATCTCGATAGCCAATTCTCTCCAACATAAGACTGAGCGCAATGTCTAAAGACCTTGAAAAGCACAAACAACATTTGTAGAGAGACAAAAATTTAACCAATATTATAATACCTTCAGGAAGGGTATGCCATCGGTaggaaaacaaaagcaacacaAACAGACAGCCATAAGAGCCAACGAAAAAAACAGCAAATCATTTTGTGGGCATTACATTTTATTTCTTCATTCGTTTGCCGTAGCCAAAAGTGAACAGTGGGtcaaatattaaattaaatattacaAAATTTTCAAGCCAAAGTGTAGAAACCCTAATGCCGCTAAACAGACCAAAGGATACCTCAGTtgtatttcattttatttatttaattatctCGTACACATATGGTTCCTCTAGTTCCTTTGATCTCATGATCAGCTATGCTTTAATTTCGCTAAAAAATGCAGTCAAATTAGACTCGTTGAATACACGATATAATCATTTTTTCATATATTAGGAGTCCCTTTGTATTATTTGTATAATAATTGCTAAATGCTGCATTGATTCTTCTTATGGTTATATACCATTCAATAATAGCCCATATTGTTTTAATCGCAATTTATTTGGGACCTATTATATTATAgtttatcaaaagaaaaaaaaaaaaaaattatactTTTATGTAGTTCCACTGTGCAGCGCGCATTTTAGAATCCTTCTCATCCTTGCTCACATATTGGATGGTTTTGTGGCTTTGTAATGCAAATGTTTGGGCAACCCTGGCTGATGATAGTTTTGCTCAACTGAAGAGAGGAAAAGGAAATAGACAATGACAATGACGGTTGATTTTTGGGAGCCACAGCCACCCCCCAACCGCCAACTAACTCACTCTTATAGACATTGTATCCACGCTCATCGGCAATGAAATACTGCGTTTGTATCAGATTGCGTCGACCTGCGATGGGCACCGAGTTGTAGCCCTCCTGCACATTGATCAGCTGTTCGCCCACGCGTTTCGTGTACAGTTTCTTGTAGTTCGCCAGGCCGTTGCTCAACACCAATCTGTAGAAGcgaaatatatttataatataattaaaaaaatatttaaaatgtttactctctctctctgtctttttcTGTATTGTGGAATGTGTGGTACGTACTTGTACTCTTCGGTTCCATTGGGATGTATGACGTGATAATTTTCAACAACATAAGtgggtgttggtgttgtcgtGCCAGTGGGATCTATGGGCCTGGGACGTGCAGTGGTTGAAGAAATTGATGGTGGAGCTGGTGCTGGGGCCGCTTCATCCAAGAAATAATCAAGATTTTCCTCTTCAAAGTCCATTTGCGGAAATACAACCAATTGATCCTCATACAAAGGCCAGATTTGTGTTGCTGTTGTGGTAGTGGGTGGTGTTatggttgttgtttttgtggttgttggtgttggtgttgtggtggctgttggtgttggttttgttgttgttgttgtggtggtGGTACTGTCCTCTAGTGGATTGAAGTCATCACCATCCTCAATGTCACTGGGCCAAACAACCAATTGTAATTCATAGATGGGCTGACTGTCGGGGGACTTCAAGTGGCGCTGCAGCTGGACCGGCTTATTAGCCGTGCTACTTGCCCCAGACTCTGCCACAGCAGCATCCGCCACAGCAGCCTCCGCCTCCTGTCCCATGTCCATCTCATCGTGGCAGCCTAACGAGCCCATTGTCGCCGCATCGAAAGTCAATTTGCAGTCGATGCGTTGCCTGTCCTTCTCAAGTGTCGAACTCaactggttctggttctggctctGTCCCTTGTCCACGTTCACGTCCACGTTCACATCCACCTCCTCGACTGGTGCTGCCTGGACAGAGCTCTTGGCCAGGATTAGTGTCGCCAGCAACATGGCCAGTGGCAGGACGAGCCGTATTCTGTTTGATGTCATGACTGCGGGCACTTTTCTTTGCCGTCTCTCGCTGCCAAAAGGCTCAGACTTGTATTTATACGAATCGAAAAAGCTTGACGCTTGAGGCCCTGACGCTGACAGtgactgcaactgcaactgcagcagcagcatcgacTGCATCATCGATTTAATCAACAGCACTTTAGACACCAGAAACATTTTATTCTCTCATTGTTATAATACCGTTATGCGACGCGCGGAGAAATGGGAACAgcgaacgagagagagagagagagacagagagaggggcCAACGGAATGAAAGAGGATCAAAATAAAGCTTTGCTTCTGCTCAACCCTTCTGTGGGTCACTGGGCATCATTCCCCAGATAAAAGTTTTTAATCATTTTCctatacgtacatatgtaaatcAACTTCTCAACGGAAGTACAAAGAGATAAGGCCAAAGTTTCACTAAGGGATTTGTTTTAATTCGTCAACAATGAAATCTTTTCAAGTTCTAAAATACAGTTTggaatttttaaaatatatattttatcaCTAAAAAAGCTTTTATAATCGTACAAATATGTCAAGCTTACTAACAATACTCTTCTTATATTGAAGATCTTCAAATTTAAAGACTATTTCTCTCAA
The Drosophila miranda strain MSH22 chromosome XL, D.miranda_PacBio2.1, whole genome shotgun sequence genome window above contains:
- the LOC108152033 gene encoding uncharacterized protein LOC108152033 — its product is MFLVSKVLLIKSMMQSMLLLQLQLQSLSASGPQASSFFDSYKYKSEPFGSERRQRKVPAVMTSNRIRLVLPLAMLLATLILAKSSVQAAPVEEVDVNVDVNVDKGQSQNQNQLSSTLEKDRQRIDCKLTFDAATMGSLGCHDEMDMGQEAEAAVADAAVAESGASSTANKPVQLQRHLKSPDSQPIYELQLVVWPSDIEDGDDFNPLEDSTTTTTTTTKPTPTATTTPTPTTTKTTTITPPTTTTATQIWPLYEDQLVVFPQMDFEEENLDYFLDEAAPAPAPPSISSTTARPRPIDPTGTTTPTPTYVVENYHVIHPNGTEEYKLVLSNGLANYKKLYTKRVGEQLINVQEGYNSVPIAGRRNLIQTQYFIADERGYNVYKIEQNYHQPGLPKHLHYKATKPSNM